The genomic DNA AGGCCAACGATGTTCCGACAGATAATGAGAACACGCTTCCTCATCAGAGAACCGGGCGTCGAACGCCGGGCGGGACATGGGTTTGTCGTTTTTCCATCTGGCTGGCATAAGAAGAACAATACCAGAACATTGTAGATTGGCAAGCCGCGTCGCACTACATCAGGTGCCGCCGGAGCAAAGGGGATAAGCCTTTGCTCACATCAAGACCGCCTTTTTGGCATTTCACAATTTGTGCGAACTCGAGAGGTCTATCCGACCAATGTATGCTGAACATCGGGAACTTAAGGCGACCACATTTTCGTCTTAGCTAGATGAAATAAATCAGTTCCACTCTAAACATCGTTTGCAGCAATAATCGCGTCTGCGATCTCACCGATACTGCGCTGAGAGTTCTGGGATTTGTCGCGCAGGCGTTTGTACGCAGATTGCTCATCAATGCCTTTAGACTCCGACAGTAGCGCTACAGCTTGCTCTATTTTCCGTCGCGCTTTCAGCGTTTCATCGAGCGAGCGGACACGCGTTCGCAGTGTCGCCTCATGGCGCGCAAGGCCAATCGCTGTCGTCAGTGCAGCAAGGACACCAAAGATACGGATCGGTTTGGACAAGACGCCATGCACGTGCAGCCGTTCTAACGCGTTCAGAATTTCAGGCGTCTCGAAGGAGATAATCGCGATGCGGGCAATATCGCCTGCATTGGCCATCCAAGACACTGTGTTAGCATCGCGGTTGGGACCCAGAAGGAACAGCACAACATCCGCGTAATCGGGCAAGGAATCAGGTGCGGGCCAAACCATGTCGACTTGGCAACCGATCCGTTTTAGATGCGCCACAAGTGTAGCACGCTCTTCATCATCGGGATGTATAACAAGAATACGCATGCGACGCAGCCGCCGCACCAGATCATCCGTTTTGGTTGGAAAGCTGCTCAACCGGCTACTCGGGTTGTGATCGAGCGATCATAAGCCACAAGGTAGGGGTCGGGTGCTGCAACTTTCGGGCTATCCCAGACGACATCGAATGTGCCGTCCGTGCGCGAGAGACCAATGTGGGGGCGTAGCGTAAAATGGTTGGTGTCCATGTCGATAGACAGGTCACCACCCGGTGCTTTGAACACAGAGCCAGATAGGGCTTGCAGGACACTTCTTGTGTCGACTTTGCCGTTAAGTCTCGCCGCGTTCGCGTAAAAATGAACAAGCGAATAGCCTACTTCGCTATAGACACTTGGGCCTGCATTCACGCCATATTTCTCTTGAAACGCCGAGACAAACGTAGGGTTCTGTGGCGTTTCAACCGATGCAAAGTACGAGGCGATAGAGATATGGCCGCTTCGCGCACCTCGGCCAACCTTCATCAATTCGGTTTCGGTCGTCGTCAGCGAGGCAATCGGAACCGATTTCTCACGCAAACCACTTTCCGCGTAGAGATCATATAGCGCCACACTGTCCCCTCCGACCATCGTCGACAGGACCGCGTTAGTTTGATCAACACCGCATTGCGCAATTGCCGCCCGTATCTCGCCTGTCTCAGCGGAAAAGGGGAGGTAGACTTCGGCGACGACGTCACCACCGCTTTCGGACAAGAACTCTTTCACAATCCGATTGATTTCTCGCGCATAAAGCGTGTCTGAGCCGATCAGAGAAATGCTACGTCCGTGATGCTCAAACACATACTCAAGAAGGGGTGGCACGATCTGGTTGGGCACAGCGCCCCCATAGATGACGTTTGGAGAATACTCAAAACCCTCGTAGACAGATGGGTAAAATAACACGCCGTCAAAGCGTTCAATCAACGGCAGAACAGCCTTACGGCTCGTTGATAGACAGCACCCAAAGATCGTTTTGACCCCATAGTTGACCAGCAGGTCCGTGGCCATTTCGGCGTATTTTCGGTCGTCGCCTTCGGGGTTCATCAAAATCGGCTCTATCTGCCGTCCACGGATGCCCCCCCCTTCGTTGATCTCTTCGCAAGCTAACAGAACCCCGTTGATGTGCGCGGTCTCTGTCACGGCCATACTGCCCGTTTGCGAGAATAAAACGCCTACTTTGACAGTCTCTTTCACGATGTTTTATCCCGCCTTTTTTATGTTTTGATCAATAACTTTGGCCGCTGCCAAAAGCTCTTCATCTCCACTCGGTTTACCCATCAACATCATTCCAATCGGCAGTCCCGCATGTGATTTCCCAACTGGTATCGTTAGACATGGTAACCCAGCAAGATTTCCGAGCCAACAAAACCATGTCATGCTGTCTTGAGTTGTCACACGACGGCCACCAAATTCTTGCCAACCATCGCCGTGCTTGGGCGCGGTTACAGGCAGAGTGGGTAGGACTAACACATTCCAATCGGGCATATCATTCATCAACGCAGGCATCAGCTGTGCGCGAATTTTTTGAGCCACTAACAATTCAGTCGCACCGATTTGCTCTCCCGCTTCAAGATGTGCGCGCGTGACAGAGCTAAAGCCTGCTGGTTCCTGCGCCATCAAAGCCTGGTGATAAGATGAGGCTTCGCAGTGCAGGATCGCTTCCCATGATGCTAAATACTGATCGATATTACTGAGCGAAGCCTGCGTGACGTCAGTTTTGCTACGCAATAGTGCCGTATTGATGGCTTCATCAACGTCTGTGGCTCGCTCAAGCCCCGGCCCAGATAAGTTCAGCACTTTGATCGTGTTTGGCGCAGGCGCCTCGTTGAATGTGCCCGCCCCAGACGTGGAGTGATCCGCTGGATCAGCCCCAAGAACATAAGGCAACAAATGCACAATATCTTGCAACGATGTGGCCATTGGCCCCGGGGCATCTAATGACCAACTCAGCGGCAGAACACCATGGCGAGACGCACGGCCATAGCTGGGCTTGAACCCATAAATACCACAGGCAGAAGATGGGATGCGGATTGAGCCGCCTGTATCACTGCCGAAGGCAGCTGAAACGATGCCACCCGCGACTGCCGCACCTGATCCTCCGCTGCTGCCACCGGTGATATGATCGATGTTGTGCGGGTTACGCGTTGGGCCGATGTTGGACGTCGTATTGGTTGCGCCGAATGCCCATTCGTGCATATTGGTCTTCCCAAAAATCACCGCACCTGCCGCACGCAAGTTTGCAACAATCGTGGCGTCCTGACCCGTGGGTTCTAACGGTTTGGCATTCGAACAAGCCGTCGTTGGGTAGTCTTTGGTCAGATAGTTGTCCTTTATCGCGATGGGGATGCCGTCAATCGGGCTCAACGCCTCACCCCGCGCTCGCCTCTGGTTTGCCGCTTTGGCCTGTGCCATCACGATGCCTGCATCAAGTGCTGCAAACGCATTCAAGTCGGCGTGTTGCGCCGCGCGCGCAAGGGACTGTTTTGCCAGGGAGAGCGGCGTCTGCGTCCCCGCGGCCAAAGCGGCAATCATATCCGTCAGGCTCTCATTTCGATGTATCATGATGTACCACCGGCTTAAAAAGGTGCGCGGGTTCGGAAAACTGGCCGCCTGTAGCGCGAGACAGTCCCGCACGAATACGGCGCAGGGTGGCAGCGATCCGCTTCTGCTGATCCTCGGTGAGTTTCTCGGCCATTGCCTATACCCCCAACAATTCTTGCTGGAGCGCTTTGTCTGCACGTAAACTATCGCGGTCTGTCTCCATGCGGATCGCACCTTTTTCCATGACATAAGCGCGATCGGCAATGGACAGGCAGAAATCAAGGTTCTGCTCTGCTACCAAAATCGCTATCTCACGATCCTTATTGATCCGCTTTAAGACGCCAGCCATTTCATCAATGATAGATGGCTGGACACCCTCTGTCGGCTCATCAAGCAACAGGATTTTGGGACGAATGGCCAAGGCGCGCGAGAGGGCGAGAATCTGTTGTTGACCGCCCGACAGCCCACCGGCCAGGTCGTTTGCCTTCGGTTGCAGCAGTGGGAAGTCTTCCATCATTTCCGCAACCGTTTCTTTCGCATCAAACCCGTTTGAAGCAGCAGCCACAGCGATGTTTTCCGTTACTGTCATACGTGGGAATACGAAGCGGCCTTGTGGCACATATCCCAGACCGAGCCGCGCGCGTTTCGCAGGCGATGGTGGTGCTCTCTCGCCCCCGATCTCAACTGTGCCAGCCTCTGCCTTGATCAGCCCCGTCGCATAGCGCATTAGTGTCGATTTTCCAACGCCGTTGCGCCCCAGCAGGGCGACCATTTCGCCTGCTTTGACATTGATAGACACGTCTCTAATGATGGTGGTCTTGCCGTAGCCACCCGTGGCCGCTGTGATTTTAAACATGCTCGCCCCGCCCCAGATAAATGTCGAGAACAGCATCGTTCGCGCGCAGTGTTTCAATATCGCCTTCGGCAAACAATTTGCCCTGGTGAAGGACCGTCACGTGGCCTTCAAGCGTTCTGACAAACTCCATGTCATGCTCAACCACCACGACCGTCGTGTGTTTGGCCAAGGTGCGTACCAGTAAGGATAACTCGCGGGTTTCCTCATTTGTCATGCCGGCCGCAGGCTCATCCAACAGCACGACACGCGGCGCAAGGCACAGCACCATCCCGATATCGAGCCATTGTTGTTGACCATGCGATAGCGCAGACGCCTGAACAGCGCTTTGGCCATCCATACCCAGCATGCCCAAGATACGCGTCGCAACCACATCGGCTGCCCGCCCGTCTTTGGTGCGCGCGTAGGCCGCGATCCACAGGTTCTGCATGACGGTGTTGTCGCCAAACACCTGCGGTTTTTGGTTTTTGACGCCCATACCTTTGCGGACACGATCAAAGATAGCCGCCTTGGTGATATCATCGTCGCCCAACAGGATTTTGCCACCTTCAGGCCGGTAGATTCCCACGCAGGTTTTTAAAAACGAACTTTTGCCAGCGCCGTTTGGTCCGATCAGCGAATAGGGTTTGCCTGGTGTAAAGTTGCGACTGACTTTGTTGACGGGAATGACACCGCCGAATTGTTTGAACGCCTCATCCGTCACAAGGTTCTTGGCAGGGCCGGCTTGTGCTGTTGCCTCTGCCAGGATGGCATCCAACACATCTGTGTCGATCTTGACAGCACCCGCATTGCGCGCCGCTTCGTTCGGGTCAGGCAGGTAACGCATCCACAGCTTATTGAGCGCACCAAGAAAGCCGTTTTGCAGGAACAAGACGAGCAAGATCAGGATGGCACCGAGGATCAACGTGGTTTGACCACCCGCAGCACCACCGCCAAGCCAGAAGGACAGAGCGCCAATGACGATGGCCCCAAGGAACGGACCTGCAAGTGTGCCCAGTCCTCCAACCAAGACGTAGATTGGGATCAACAATGCCTCTTGAACAGAAAAGATAGACGGGTTCAGGTAGTTCGCCCAAAGCGCAAACAGCGCACCCGCGATCCCTGCGATTGCGCCTGAGTAAGCAAAGTTGAGAACTTGGATTTTGCGAATATCATAGCCAAGTAGCTCAGTTTTTTCGATGTCGATACGGATGCAATCGACAACCTTGCCAAAGTTGCTGCGCATTAACCAGTGGGTGAAAAAGTATACAGCAGCGCTGACGACAACGACAGTTGCAAACGCCCCATTCGGCTTAAGCTTGCCGGCCTCTGCCCCGAACCCCAGAATAATCCCTGGTATGTTGGATAGCCCGTTGTCCCCACCAATTGTTGCTTCGCCAACATCCAGTTTGAACGTCTGCGTAACAGACCACAAAAGCAGCGTGAAGGTGTAGGACAGGATCGTGCTTTGGAGCTCGCCCATACGCGAATAGAAGATGATGTATCCCAACGCAGCGGCGATCAAGGCACCAAAGACTGCGGCAGCGGGCAGAGCCCAAACCAAAGTCATGCCAAATGACGGTGCCATGTTGATGGCGATAACTGCGCCAAAGTATCCGCCCAAGCCGTAAAAGGCCGTTTGCGCGAGACTAAGCAGGCCACCACGCCCCCAGATCACGTCAAGGCTGAGGCCAAGAAGACCAAAAATGATCCACGAAGTTGCAACAAAGGCGAGGTAGGGGTCGAGTGAGCCTGAAATAGCTAAGGCGATGAGTGTGGCGAGGATCGGAAATACCAATCCTGACCTTCGGTGAAGTTTTTCAAACATGCTATGGTGCCTTTACAACTTGCGACGCCACTTGGACGAAATACCCCTTGGGTACAGCCACAGCAGCAAAGCAGTTATGAGGAAGAAGAAAACGTCGCCGATCACAGACGTCATGAAACTGGCGGTAATGGACGCGCCACCGCCAAGCCCGAGGGCAGTCATCGCTGTGCCGGTAATGGCGACAGGGCCTGCAACCACAACGACCAAGAAGCCCTTCACTGCGAAGAATAGCCCCATTGAGGGGGTCGCGGGAATGATAGGCACCAAAATCGCACCGGCAAAGCCGGCAAGACCACATCCGATGGCGAATGTCAGCGTATTGACCCGCGAACTGTCTATACCAATGGCCTGCGCCATTTCAGGCTGTTGGATAGAGGCCCGCGCCTTCATGCCGTAGACGGTCTTGGTCATCAAAAAGTAGGCGAAAATCAGCATTGCAGCGGCCACGCCAATCATCGCGATGGGATAAACCGCAAGGCTATAGTCACCGATCTTAAAGTTCCATTGTGGCATCCCGATGCCCGGTGTGACGGTTCCGAACAGCAAAACGGCCATTTGGTTGAACACCATTCCAAGCCCCCAAGTGGCCAGCATCGTATCAAAGATGCGCCCGTAGAGACGCCGAATAATCAGCAACTCGACAATGGCTCCAATCAACATCGTCATCGCAACGGCAAAGGGGATAGCCAAGACGAAGGGCAGCCCGATCTGAGTTGCAGTCAGCGCGGAGTACGCCCCGACCATTAGGAATTCACCGTGGGCGAGGTTGATAACACCCATCAGCCCGTAAACGACCGCAAGGCCAAGCGTGGCGATCAACAAAATTGACGCGCTAGAAAGCGACGACAGTAAAACCGTCACCAAAAAATCGAGTTCCATGCTTTCCTCCCGAAAGCGGTGCGCCCGTGCAAACAGTAGGGCGCACCATTTTGGTTTTAGCCTTCTGGTGTGAAGTGTTCAGCAAGATCGGGATTGGCGATCAGATCACACATCTCGTTCTCATACGTTGGCGCTGCGTCTGCAAATGTCTCTACGATATCAAAGCCATTCGCGTTGTTGCCGCGCGCAATGTAGATGTTCTGACGCAAATGGTGCGATCCAGGTTCAAGCGTGACAGTGCCGTTTGGTGCTTCAAAGCTCAGACCACTTTC from Octadecabacter antarcticus 307 includes the following:
- a CDS encoding ANTAR domain-containing response regulator, with the protein product MSSFPTKTDDLVRRLRRMRILVIHPDDEERATLVAHLKRIGCQVDMVWPAPDSLPDYADVVLFLLGPNRDANTVSWMANAGDIARIAIISFETPEILNALERLHVHGVLSKPIRIFGVLAALTTAIGLARHEATLRTRVRSLDETLKARRKIEQAVALLSESKGIDEQSAYKRLRDKSQNSQRSIGEIADAIIAANDV
- a CDS encoding transporter substrate-binding domain-containing protein — its product is MKETVKVGVLFSQTGSMAVTETAHINGVLLACEEINEGGGIRGRQIEPILMNPEGDDRKYAEMATDLLVNYGVKTIFGCCLSTSRKAVLPLIERFDGVLFYPSVYEGFEYSPNVIYGGAVPNQIVPPLLEYVFEHHGRSISLIGSDTLYAREINRIVKEFLSESGGDVVAEVYLPFSAETGEIRAAIAQCGVDQTNAVLSTMVGGDSVALYDLYAESGLREKSVPIASLTTTETELMKVGRGARSGHISIASYFASVETPQNPTFVSAFQEKYGVNAGPSVYSEVGYSLVHFYANAARLNGKVDTRSVLQALSGSVFKAPGGDLSIDMDTNHFTLRPHIGLSRTDGTFDVVWDSPKVAAPDPYLVAYDRSITTRVAG
- a CDS encoding amidase: MIHRNESLTDMIAALAAGTQTPLSLAKQSLARAAQHADLNAFAALDAGIVMAQAKAANQRRARGEALSPIDGIPIAIKDNYLTKDYPTTACSNAKPLEPTGQDATIVANLRAAGAVIFGKTNMHEWAFGATNTTSNIGPTRNPHNIDHITGGSSGGSGAAVAGGIVSAAFGSDTGGSIRIPSSACGIYGFKPSYGRASRHGVLPLSWSLDAPGPMATSLQDIVHLLPYVLGADPADHSTSGAGTFNEAPAPNTIKVLNLSGPGLERATDVDEAINTALLRSKTDVTQASLSNIDQYLASWEAILHCEASSYHQALMAQEPAGFSSVTRAHLEAGEQIGATELLVAQKIRAQLMPALMNDMPDWNVLVLPTLPVTAPKHGDGWQEFGGRRVTTQDSMTWFCWLGNLAGLPCLTIPVGKSHAGLPIGMMLMGKPSGDEELLAAAKVIDQNIKKAG
- a CDS encoding ABC transporter ATP-binding protein, translating into MFKITAATGGYGKTTIIRDVSINVKAGEMVALLGRNGVGKSTLMRYATGLIKAEAGTVEIGGERAPPSPAKRARLGLGYVPQGRFVFPRMTVTENIAVAAASNGFDAKETVAEMMEDFPLLQPKANDLAGGLSGGQQQILALSRALAIRPKILLLDEPTEGVQPSIIDEMAGVLKRINKDREIAILVAEQNLDFCLSIADRAYVMEKGAIRMETDRDSLRADKALQQELLGV
- a CDS encoding ABC transporter permease subunit — encoded protein: MFEKLHRRSGLVFPILATLIALAISGSLDPYLAFVATSWIIFGLLGLSLDVIWGRGGLLSLAQTAFYGLGGYFGAVIAINMAPSFGMTLVWALPAAAVFGALIAAALGYIIFYSRMGELQSTILSYTFTLLLWSVTQTFKLDVGEATIGGDNGLSNIPGIILGFGAEAGKLKPNGAFATVVVVSAAVYFFTHWLMRSNFGKVVDCIRIDIEKTELLGYDIRKIQVLNFAYSGAIAGIAGALFALWANYLNPSIFSVQEALLIPIYVLVGGLGTLAGPFLGAIVIGALSFWLGGGAAGGQTTLILGAILILLVLFLQNGFLGALNKLWMRYLPDPNEAARNAGAVKIDTDVLDAILAEATAQAGPAKNLVTDEAFKQFGGVIPVNKVSRNFTPGKPYSLIGPNGAGKSSFLKTCVGIYRPEGGKILLGDDDITKAAIFDRVRKGMGVKNQKPQVFGDNTVMQNLWIAAYARTKDGRAADVVATRILGMLGMDGQSAVQASALSHGQQQWLDIGMVLCLAPRVVLLDEPAAGMTNEETRELSLLVRTLAKHTTVVVVEHDMEFVRTLEGHVTVLHQGKLFAEGDIETLRANDAVLDIYLGRGEHV
- a CDS encoding branched-chain amino acid ABC transporter permease, whose amino-acid sequence is MELDFLVTVLLSSLSSASILLIATLGLAVVYGLMGVINLAHGEFLMVGAYSALTATQIGLPFVLAIPFAVAMTMLIGAIVELLIIRRLYGRIFDTMLATWGLGMVFNQMAVLLFGTVTPGIGMPQWNFKIGDYSLAVYPIAMIGVAAAMLIFAYFLMTKTVYGMKARASIQQPEMAQAIGIDSSRVNTLTFAIGCGLAGFAGAILVPIIPATPSMGLFFAVKGFLVVVVAGPVAITGTAMTALGLGGGASITASFMTSVIGDVFFFLITALLLWLYPRGISSKWRRKL